A window of Aquitalea denitrificans contains these coding sequences:
- a CDS encoding family 2A encapsulin nanocompartment shell protein produces the protein MSQHQDVKQALGDNAARQLANATKTVPQLSTISPRWLVHLLQWSPVEAGIFRLNRVKNAAGVQVACSQRDESELPQTFVDYEEQPRELFLNAVTTVLDVHTRVSDLYSSPHDQIKEQLRLTIETIKERQESELINNPEYGLLANVDDTQRISTLTGAPTPDDLDELLTKVWKEPGFFLAHPLAIAAFGRECTRRGVPPPTVSLFGSQFITWRGVPIIPSDKLPIDEDGKTKILLLRVGEKRQGVIGLYQPGVAGEQSPGLSVRFMGINRNAIASYLISLYCSLAVLTEDALAVLEDVEIGKYHDYPDTYK, from the coding sequence ATGTCTCAACATCAGGACGTCAAACAGGCACTGGGCGACAACGCCGCGCGCCAGCTAGCCAATGCCACCAAAACCGTACCGCAGTTGTCCACCATCAGCCCGCGCTGGCTGGTGCATCTGCTGCAATGGTCGCCGGTAGAAGCGGGCATTTTCCGGCTTAACCGTGTCAAGAACGCCGCCGGGGTACAGGTAGCCTGCTCGCAGCGCGACGAATCCGAACTGCCGCAAACCTTTGTCGATTACGAAGAACAGCCGCGTGAGCTGTTCCTCAATGCGGTCACCACCGTGCTGGACGTGCACACCCGCGTGTCCGACCTGTACAGCAGCCCGCACGACCAGATCAAGGAACAGCTGCGCCTGACCATTGAAACCATCAAGGAACGCCAGGAATCCGAGCTGATCAACAACCCGGAATACGGCTTGCTGGCCAATGTGGACGACACCCAGCGCATCTCCACCCTCACCGGCGCACCGACCCCGGACGATCTGGACGAGCTGTTGACCAAGGTATGGAAAGAGCCGGGCTTCTTCCTGGCCCACCCGCTGGCCATTGCCGCCTTCGGCCGCGAATGCACCCGTCGTGGCGTGCCGCCGCCGACCGTAAGCCTGTTCGGTTCGCAGTTCATCACCTGGCGCGGTGTGCCCATCATCCCGTCGGACAAGCTGCCTATCGATGAAGACGGCAAGACCAAGATCCTGCTGCTGCGCGTGGGTGAAAAGCGCCAGGGTGTGATCGGCCTGTACCAGCCGGGTGTGGCCGGCGAACAGAGTCCGGGCCTGTCGGTGCGCTTCATGGGCATCAACCGCAACGCCATCGCGTCCTACCTGATTTCGCTGTATTGCTCGCTGGCCGTGCTGACCGAAGATGCGCTGGCCGTGCTCGAAGACGTGGAGATTGGCAAGTACCATGACTACCCAGATACCTACAAGTAA
- the epsC gene encoding serine O-acetyltransferase EpsC, protein MNDLVRPFGPAQPVVHDWHLDSVVSALHAARADWRQSQGRLRDFSTREFPSRTALRDIVATLAAALFPMRLGPPGLRDSSEDFFVGHSLAVALDALAEQVVLELRYSARLNGLSAEDIEAQSVAIVQQFAAALPDQRRLLDADITAAWQGDPAARSVDEVLLCYPGINAILHHRLAHLLYRAGLPLVARIIAEIAHGETGIDIHPGAQIGAGFFIDHGTGVVIGETAVIGERVRLYQAVTLGAKRFEQGEDGSLLKGQPRHPIVEDDVVIYAGATVLGRITIGRGSSIGGNVWLTRSVPPGSQISQASLQAAPP, encoded by the coding sequence ATGAATGATCTGGTCCGCCCCTTTGGTCCTGCCCAGCCGGTGGTACACGACTGGCATCTGGACAGTGTAGTCAGCGCCCTGCATGCGGCGCGTGCCGACTGGCGGCAAAGCCAGGGCCGTTTGCGGGATTTTTCCACCCGCGAGTTTCCGTCCCGTACCGCCTTGCGTGACATCGTGGCCACGCTGGCAGCGGCGCTGTTTCCGATGCGGCTGGGTCCGCCAGGGCTGCGTGACAGCAGCGAGGACTTTTTCGTCGGCCACAGCCTGGCGGTGGCGCTGGATGCGCTGGCCGAGCAAGTAGTGCTGGAGCTGCGCTATAGCGCCCGCTTGAACGGTTTGTCGGCAGAGGATATCGAGGCCCAGTCGGTGGCCATTGTTCAGCAGTTTGCCGCCGCCTTGCCCGATCAGCGTCGCCTGCTGGATGCCGACATTACCGCCGCCTGGCAAGGCGATCCGGCAGCGCGCAGTGTGGATGAAGTGCTGCTGTGCTATCCCGGCATCAACGCCATTCTGCATCACCGCCTGGCGCACTTGCTGTATCGCGCCGGCCTGCCGCTGGTGGCGCGCATCATTGCCGAAATCGCCCATGGTGAAACCGGTATCGACATTCACCCCGGCGCGCAGATCGGTGCCGGCTTCTTCATCGATCACGGCACCGGCGTGGTGATAGGCGAAACCGCCGTCATCGGTGAGCGGGTGCGGCTGTATCAGGCTGTCACCCTGGGGGCCAAACGCTTCGAACAGGGCGAGGATGGCAGCTTGCTCAAGGGCCAGCCGCGCCACCCCATCGTGGAAGACGATGTGGTGATTTATGCCGGTGCCACCGTGCTGGGGCGCATCACCATTGGGCGTGGCTCCAGCATAGGCGGCAATGTCTGGCTCACCCGCAGCGTGCCGCCGGGCAGTCAGATTAGCCAGGCCAGCCTGCAAGCAGCCCCACCATAG
- a CDS encoding rhodanese-like domain-containing protein produces MTQLQTNTTSSTTPNTNQARPSGHHLSATDAVSASEELLEIARLRAADSGLAYTGALYPLEAWSLVDAGVATLVDVRTAEERKFVGQVPGSLHVAWQTGTALIKNPRFLRELENKTGGKDSIVVLLCRSGKRSAAAAEAAAKAGFTQVYNVLEGFEGDLDSQNQRGDVGGWRYWNLPWQQD; encoded by the coding sequence ATGACGCAACTGCAGACCAACACCACCTCCAGCACCACCCCGAATACCAACCAGGCCCGACCTAGCGGCCATCACCTCAGTGCCACCGACGCAGTCAGTGCCAGCGAAGAGCTGCTGGAAATCGCCCGCCTGCGTGCCGCAGACAGCGGCCTTGCCTATACCGGCGCACTGTATCCGCTGGAAGCCTGGTCGCTGGTGGATGCCGGTGTGGCCACGCTGGTGGATGTGCGTACCGCCGAAGAGCGCAAATTCGTCGGCCAGGTGCCTGGCTCGCTGCATGTGGCCTGGCAGACCGGCACGGCGCTGATCAAGAATCCGCGCTTCCTGCGCGAGTTGGAAAACAAGACCGGTGGCAAGGACAGCATCGTGGTGCTGCTGTGCCGCAGTGGCAAGCGTTCCGCTGCCGCGGCCGAGGCAGCCGCCAAGGCCGGCTTTACCCAGGTGTACAACGTGCTGGAAGGGTTTGAAGGCGATCTGGACAGCCAAAACCAGCGCGGCGATGTGGGCGGCTGGCGCTACTGGAACCTGCCTTGGCAGCAGGACTGA
- a CDS encoding MetQ/NlpA family ABC transporter substrate-binding protein, with protein MKRVSKLFAALSLSVAALAVHAENVKLTVAASPVPHAEILEALKPTLAKQGVDLQVKVFNDYVLPNTQVEEKQLDANFFQHIPYLDKFNKDRGTHLVVASKPVHIEPFAAYSSKYKKVADLPQGATVAIPNDPTNAGRALLLLDQGGVIKLKDRKNIYPTTKDIVSNPKNIKIKELEAATLPRVLNQVDVALINANYALEAKLNPKRDALFTETTSPYANLLVARADNKNSAAIKKLAAALNSPEAKKFIETKYQGAVIPAF; from the coding sequence ATGAAACGCGTTTCCAAGCTGTTTGCTGCCCTGAGCCTGAGCGTGGCCGCCCTGGCCGTCCACGCCGAAAATGTAAAGCTGACCGTGGCTGCCTCGCCGGTGCCGCATGCTGAAATCCTCGAAGCCCTGAAGCCCACCCTGGCCAAGCAGGGCGTGGATCTGCAAGTAAAGGTGTTCAACGACTACGTGTTGCCCAACACCCAGGTAGAAGAAAAGCAGCTGGATGCCAACTTCTTCCAGCACATTCCGTATCTGGACAAGTTCAACAAGGACCGTGGCACCCATCTGGTGGTGGCTTCCAAGCCGGTACACATCGAGCCGTTTGCCGCTTATTCCAGCAAGTACAAGAAAGTGGCTGACCTGCCGCAGGGCGCTACCGTGGCCATCCCGAATGACCCGACCAATGCCGGCCGCGCACTGCTGCTGCTGGATCAGGGCGGTGTGATCAAGCTGAAGGACCGCAAGAACATCTACCCGACCACCAAGGACATCGTGTCCAACCCGAAGAACATCAAGATCAAGGAACTGGAAGCCGCTACCCTGCCGCGCGTGCTGAACCAGGTGGATGTTGCGCTGATCAACGCCAACTACGCGCTGGAAGCCAAGCTGAACCCGAAGCGTGATGCGCTGTTTACCGAAACCACCTCGCCGTATGCCAACCTGCTGGTGGCCCGTGCCGACAACAAGAACAGCGCCGCCATCAAGAAACTGGCTGCTGCGCTGAACAGCCCGGAAGCCAAGAAGTTCATCGAAACCAAGTACCAGGGCGCGGTGATTCCGGCGTTCTGA